TTTCAAAGTGTTTTTTATACTCATCAAACGTAGTACAACCAATACATTTTAACTTCCCGGTTGTTAAAGCTGGTTTTAATAGGTTAGAAGCATCAAAGGAACCTCCAGATACAGCCCCGGCTCCAATAATATTATGGATCTCGTCAATAAAAAGTATTGAGTTACCCCTTATTTCAAGCTCCTTTATTACAGCTTTTAATCGCTCTTCAAAATCCCCACGATATTTAGACCCAGCTAATAAAGAACCTAGGTCTAGAGAAAAAACCTCATGATTTTTTAATCCAGAAGGTACCTCATCATTAATTATTTTAAGTGCTAACCCTTCAGTTAATACGGTTTTACCAACACCTGGATCACCTACATGAATAGGATTGTTTTTATTTCTTCTAAGTAGAACCTGTATAGTTCTCTCAATAATATCTTCCCGACCTATAAGTTTATCAAGTTCACCATTTCTAGCTCTTTTTGTAAGATTATGGGTATAACTCTCTAAAGCACTAGTTCTCTTTTGACTCTTTGAGTCATCAGCTGCTGTTTTTGAATCATCATCCTTCTGTACAAACTTATGACTACCATGGGAGACAACAGAGAGCAGGGTCATTTTATCAATTCCAACCTTCTTCATATAGTAAGAACCATAGGACTCCTTCTCTTTAAATAGTGAAACTAAAAGATCTCCCTCATCTACAATCTCCTTACCAGTGGACTCTAGATGCATCATTGTTCTCTCAATAACATTTTGCAGACCTACAGACTCTGAAGGATCCTCTCCATTATCTAGGGTTGGCATATACTTGGAAAAGTACTCTTCTAAGTCCTTTTTTATAAGTTCAGGATCAGCACCACACTCCTTAATTATTGAGATTGTCCCATCAAAAAATAGGGCTGAATATAGTATATGCTCAGGAGTAAAAAATTCATGTTTTTTTAACCGTGCATCATGATAAGCTGCATTTATTATGTTTTGAACTGCTTCATTAACCTTCATATTTATACCTTTTCCAATGTGCATAACAGAGGATATTTCTCAACCTTTGCTCTTCTTTTAACCTCATGAACCTTTGTTATTCCTATATCATAGGGATAAACTCCGGCAATACCTGCACCTTTTTTATGTACTTCCATCATAATTTTGGAAGCTTCAACACTGTTTTTTCTAAATATAGATACTAATACATCAACAACAAAATCCATAGATGTATAATCATCATTATGCAATAAAACATTGAAAAGGCCTGGCTCTTCAAGCTTATTACTTACGCTACTCTCATTAGATATAGATGTTTTATCAGCCATTTTTTCTCCTTTTCCAGAATCTGACACTCTTAACATAACCACAACTACTAGGTAGGTATGGGTTGAACAGAGCTTCATATAAATTCACTTTTTTACAATCAGGATTAATATTGAATCTTTTATTATATACAGTACAACAGTTAC
Above is a genomic segment from Thiospirochaeta perfilievii containing:
- a CDS encoding ATP-dependent Clp protease adaptor ClpS yields the protein MADKTSISNESSVSNKLEEPGLFNVLLHNDDYTSMDFVVDVLVSIFRKNSVEASKIMMEVHKKGAGIAGVYPYDIGITKVHEVKRRAKVEKYPLLCTLEKV